One Deinococcus aerophilus DNA window includes the following coding sequences:
- a CDS encoding heme o synthase: MTTTPLKGTVARATWRDYLSLTKPKVISLLLWTTLTAMFMAARGWPGLWLLLVVGVAGYMSAGSAGVFNMIIDRDIDHKMARTAQRPTTSGLIGTREAALFGGTLQVLSFIMLWIWGSPLAAWLSLAGFLTYVVVYTQLLKRHTWHNIVLGGAAGCFPPLVGWAAVTGDLNLFAWFLFAIIFFWTPVHFWALALMIKDEYREVGIPMLPVVHGDKLTVVQIGLYAIYTVVLSVMPVFFREVGAIYFVSAAALGGWLLVLSWRLYRHIFAGNKIERRVAVPLYLYSMLYLALLFVMAAVDRIVFAHLG, from the coding sequence ATGACCACAACCCCCCTGAAAGGTACCGTGGCCCGCGCCACCTGGCGCGACTACCTCTCGCTGACCAAACCCAAGGTCATCTCGCTGCTGCTGTGGACCACCCTGACGGCCATGTTCATGGCGGCGCGCGGCTGGCCGGGGCTGTGGCTGCTGCTGGTGGTGGGCGTGGCCGGTTACATGTCGGCCGGCTCGGCGGGCGTCTTCAACATGATCATCGACCGCGACATCGACCACAAGATGGCCCGCACCGCCCAGCGCCCCACCACCAGCGGGCTGATCGGCACCCGTGAGGCCGCCCTCTTCGGCGGCACGCTGCAGGTCCTGTCGTTCATCATGCTGTGGATCTGGGGCTCGCCGCTGGCCGCGTGGCTGAGTCTGGCGGGCTTCCTGACCTACGTGGTCGTGTACACGCAGCTGCTCAAGCGCCACACCTGGCACAACATCGTGCTCGGCGGGGCCGCCGGATGCTTTCCGCCGCTGGTCGGCTGGGCCGCCGTGACCGGCGACCTGAACCTGTTCGCGTGGTTCCTGTTCGCGATCATCTTCTTCTGGACCCCGGTGCACTTCTGGGCGCTGGCGCTGATGATCAAAGACGAGTACCGCGAGGTCGGCATTCCCATGCTGCCGGTGGTTCACGGCGACAAGCTGACGGTCGTGCAGATCGGGCTGTACGCCATCTACACGGTGGTGCTGTCGGTCATGCCGGTCTTCTTCCGCGAGGTCGGCGCAATCTATTTCGTCAGTGCGGCGGCGCTGGGCGGCTGGCTGCTCGTGCTGTCGTGGCGGCTGTACCGCCACATCTTCGCCGGCAACAAGATCGAGCGCCGGGTGGCCGTGCCCCTGTACCTGTACTCGATGCTGTACCTCGCCCTGCTGTTCGTGATGGCGGCGGTGGACCGCATCGTCTTTGCCCACCTGGGCTGA
- the coxB gene encoding cytochrome c oxidase subunit II, giving the protein MNRHSGQRLHARERLRRALTMATAAGLGTALLSGCGSQQFITMGDLASDYNKEIFWMSIWAIALSILIFVGVSYALFYTVGRFREDRNDAAPQQFHGNNRLETWLVVVPVIIVMVLSVLTVRSMAILNPVPAEATKIDVLGRQFWWNFAYPETKADAGGNVTNGNEMIMPIGEQVALTITSGDVIHGFWAPNIGGQRAAMPATLRSWNVDINRAGVYQGNCTQLCGASHANMRYKVVALEPERYASFLAAAKAYRAPEPAAGSAEARGYALFMQGKPETGALACAACHRVQGTPAAGVAGPDLSFFGTRRTLGAGMWEFMEPENHWETPRAREILHEWIKHSPLVKPGSLMPTYDGSEYRANGKLVKGGILTDAELDDVAAYLRSLKLPEEANYWSGTPVFGSQNTTGGTQ; this is encoded by the coding sequence ATGAACCGTCACAGCGGCCAGCGTCTGCACGCCAGAGAGCGACTCCGGCGAGCGCTGACCATGGCCACCGCCGCCGGCCTCGGCACGGCTCTGCTCAGCGGCTGCGGATCGCAGCAGTTCATCACCATGGGGGATCTGGCCTCCGACTACAACAAGGAAATTTTCTGGATGAGCATCTGGGCCATCGCCCTGTCCATCCTGATCTTCGTGGGCGTGTCGTACGCCCTGTTCTACACGGTGGGCAGGTTCCGTGAGGACCGCAACGACGCCGCGCCGCAACAGTTCCACGGCAACAACCGGCTGGAAACCTGGCTGGTGGTCGTGCCGGTCATCATCGTGATGGTGCTGAGCGTGCTCACGGTGCGCAGCATGGCGATCCTCAACCCCGTGCCGGCCGAGGCGACCAAGATCGACGTGCTGGGCCGCCAGTTCTGGTGGAACTTTGCGTACCCGGAAACCAAGGCGGACGCGGGCGGCAACGTGACCAACGGCAACGAGATGATCATGCCCATCGGCGAGCAGGTCGCGCTGACCATCACCAGCGGAGACGTGATCCACGGCTTCTGGGCGCCCAACATCGGCGGCCAGCGCGCCGCCATGCCTGCGACCCTCAGAAGCTGGAACGTCGACATCAACCGCGCGGGCGTGTATCAGGGCAACTGCACCCAGCTGTGCGGAGCCAGCCACGCCAACATGCGCTACAAGGTGGTGGCCTTGGAACCCGAGCGTTATGCCAGCTTCCTGGCCGCCGCCAAGGCCTACCGCGCTCCGGAACCTGCTGCGGGCAGCGCCGAGGCCCGCGGGTACGCCCTGTTCATGCAGGGCAAGCCGGAAACCGGCGCGCTGGCCTGCGCCGCGTGCCACCGCGTTCAGGGCACCCCGGCGGCTGGCGTGGCCGGGCCCGACCTCAGCTTCTTCGGCACCCGCCGGACGCTGGGCGCGGGCATGTGGGAGTTCATGGAGCCGGAAAATCACTGGGAAACGCCGCGCGCCCGCGAGATCCTGCACGAGTGGATCAAGCACAGCCCGCTGGTCAAGCCCGGCAGCCTGATGCCCACCTACGACGGCAGTGAATACCGTGCGAACGGCAAACTGGTGAAGGGCGGCATCCTGACCGACGCCGAGCTTGATGACGTGGCCGCCTACCTGCGCAGCCTGAAGCTGCCGGAAGAGGCCAACTACTGGAGCGGTACGCCGGTCTTCGGCAGCCAGAACACCACGGGAGGAACGCAGTGA
- a CDS encoding COX15/CtaA family protein gives MSGTLTARQALPSAWLPRLAWGALAYNVAVILWGAVVRLTGAGAGCGDHWPLCNGVVVPQSPTLHTIIEFSHRLTSGVSGLLALGLVALAFSVTRPGHPARFGAVLSLGLIILEGLVGGVQVLLGLTAQSTDPARGFVQGIHLANTFALLGALLLTALWASGGPALRLRGQGQAGLWSSVGLGLLLVLGMAGAVTALGDLLFLPADGTPLDTVRRDYAATASVIENLRVVHPMLAVLTSAFLVWLGVFLRRERPSAGVTRWSVVLWGMLALQMVAGFANVALKAPAWMQLTHLLLACGLWLTTVLLCYHALTGLRTARPASINGVQA, from the coding sequence ATGAGTGGAACGCTGACGGCCCGGCAGGCGCTGCCCAGCGCGTGGCTGCCCCGGCTGGCCTGGGGAGCGCTGGCCTACAACGTGGCGGTGATCCTGTGGGGCGCGGTGGTGCGCCTCACCGGGGCCGGAGCCGGGTGCGGGGACCACTGGCCGCTGTGCAACGGGGTGGTGGTGCCCCAGAGTCCCACGCTGCACACCATCATCGAGTTCAGCCACCGCCTGACCAGCGGGGTCAGCGGTCTGCTGGCCCTGGGTCTGGTCGCCCTGGCTTTCTCGGTCACGCGCCCCGGCCATCCGGCCCGCTTTGGGGCCGTCCTCAGCCTGGGCCTGATCATTCTGGAAGGGCTGGTCGGCGGCGTCCAGGTGCTGCTCGGACTGACCGCGCAGAGCACCGACCCGGCACGCGGCTTCGTGCAGGGCATACATCTGGCGAACACCTTCGCGCTGCTCGGCGCCCTGCTGCTCACCGCGCTGTGGGCCTCGGGTGGGCCGGCGCTGCGGCTGCGCGGTCAGGGTCAGGCCGGGCTGTGGAGTTCGGTGGGTCTGGGGCTGCTGCTCGTGCTGGGCATGGCAGGCGCGGTCACGGCGCTGGGCGACCTGCTGTTCCTGCCCGCCGACGGCACCCCGCTGGACACGGTGCGGCGCGACTACGCGGCCACCGCCAGCGTGATCGAGAACCTGCGGGTCGTGCACCCTATGCTCGCCGTCCTCACCAGCGCCTTTCTGGTATGGCTGGGCGTGTTCCTGCGCCGCGAACGGCCCTCGGCCGGTGTCACGCGCTGGAGCGTGGTCCTGTGGGGCATGCTCGCGCTGCAGATGGTGGCCGGGTTTGCCAACGTGGCCCTCAAGGCCCCGGCGTGGATGCAGCTCACCCATCTGCTGCTCGCGTGCGGACTGTGGCTCACCACCGTCTTGCTGTGCTACCACGCCCTGACCGGCCTGCGGACCGCGCGCCCTGCCAGCATCAACGGAGTCCAGGCATGA